CGATGCGATGCAGCGGGTGTATGGGGCGATTCGCGCGGTCGCTGACAGCAATACCACAGTGATTTTGAGAGGAGAGAGCGGCACGGGAAAAGAGCTGGTGGCACGAGCGATCGTGCACTCGGGTCGGCGGCGCGATCAGGCGTACGTTTGCCTGAATTGCTCGGCGCTGCCGGAGAGCCTGATCGAGTCGGAGCTCTTTGGGTATGAAAAAGGAGCGTTCACCGGGGCCGACAGCGCCAAGCCCGGGCTCATCGAGTTGGCCCATGGCGGGACGCTGTTTCTGGATGAGATCACCACCCTGAATCAGAACCTGCAGAGCAAGCTGTTGCGGGTGTTGCAGGAGCACGCGGTACAGCGGCTGGGTGGAAGGTCGGTCCGCAAAATTGATTTTCGCTTGATTGCCGCCACCAATGATGATCTGGAGGAACTGGTCAAGCAGGGACGTTTTCGTGAAGACCTCTACTATCGCATCAATGTGATCCCGATTTTTGTTCCTCCGCTGCGCGAGCGCGATGGCGATCTGCCGCTGCTGGTCGATCACTTCCTGCGGATTTATTGCAGCGCCAACCGCAAGGCGCTGAAGCAAGTGGATTTGGAAGCCCTGCAGATCATGGAGGACTATTCCTGGCCGGGAAATGTGCGCGAGCTGGAGAACGTGATTCAACGGATGGTGCTGATGAGCGACGGCGCTGCGATTCGGCCGCAGCACCTGCCGCAGCAGATGCTTTATTC
The genomic region above belongs to Terriglobales bacterium and contains:
- a CDS encoding sigma-54 dependent transcriptional regulator, producing MRATESAPVEAFHRVCVITSEETPFPEMQRFLAPAFHTTMAQTQKQIQAALEDPQIRAILLDLDSVGNGASDGLELLQKMRQARDDLVVVALTRSNSRAIPLKASQAGADEFFLAPLNFQELQIVMLRAIEKRTLELEGRRLVEQVESKEAFCDLIGGSDAMQRVYGAIRAVADSNTTVILRGESGTGKELVARAIVHSGRRRDQAYVCLNCSALPESLIESELFGYEKGAFTGADSAKPGLIELAHGGTLFLDEITTLNQNLQSKLLRVLQEHAVQRLGGRSVRKIDFRLIAATNDDLEELVKQGRFREDLYYRINVIPIFVPPLRERDGDLPLLVDHFLRIYCSANRKALKQVDLEALQIMEDYSWPGNVRELENVIQRMVLMSDGAAIRPQHLPQQMLYSSTTSQEAILIPENGVDLDAEIERIELAYLTAALRRSGGKKTAAAALLNIDPQRMKYLCRKRRL